A genomic window from Rhodothermales bacterium includes:
- the gcvH gene encoding glycine cleavage system protein GcvH, with product MDFPKELRYTKEHEWVRLDGQTAQVGITDFAQGELGDIVFVELESVGSYIEKDAVFGTVEAVKTVSELYMPLSGRIVAINEYVQQNPELVNESPYEKGWMIRIEVQDAAALSGLMSADDYAALVG from the coding sequence ATGGATTTCCCGAAGGAATTACGGTACACAAAAGAGCATGAGTGGGTTCGGCTAGACGGCCAGACCGCCCAGGTCGGCATCACGGACTTCGCGCAGGGCGAACTCGGCGACATCGTGTTCGTCGAACTCGAATCCGTAGGCTCCTACATTGAAAAGGATGCCGTTTTCGGCACCGTAGAGGCGGTCAAGACCGTTTCCGAGCTTTACATGCCCCTCTCCGGCCGCATCGTGGCGATCAACGAATACGTTCAGCAGAATCCCGAACTGGTCAACGAGAGCCCGTACGAAAAGGGCTGGATGATTCGCATCGAAGTGCAAGACGCCGCCGCCCTGTCCGGACTTATGTCCGCGGACGACTACGCGGCCCTCGTCGGTTGA